The Roseovarius indicus genome has a segment encoding these proteins:
- a CDS encoding peptidoglycan-binding domain-containing protein: MAFKRITGAAVMTAMLMVPVSRAHAGDEFVGGLVGGLIGGAIGSGIANQQRQKTRTTRSRTVYVQPRATSAQRQTAREIQTSLNYFGFNAGAADGVLGGQSRAAISRYQGYMGYPATGQLTEYEKTMLLGAYHRALAGGAEVNQIIAKSNEGARAVLIAQRDGTTGTRTTGYAGLPLSVSQAVDEVADSSDPSAEQLLQRSGFIQLADLNGDGSTDYIIDTALAGSSFWCNASQCKTMVFASTSDGYRRNDLLLHAPKPDSFDCIGGTCQVKAAPAAQPEANTMMAKAEEPEAGATAGLTLPVFNTAPKQKSLSSHCSKVNLLTSANGGFTTVSDVSNPDFALSEQLCLTRTYAVARGEDIIASVQGASQAAIEQQCDAFGASMAGYIGSLNSKSPKAVLNEVSTLVLNSGMTPEQLRTTAQICMASGYQSDKMPAALGGALLLTALGERPYAELVGHHLHGGFGTDDNADMALAWYEVAISALDGGAAPVFAPSQAERIDVVRKAALGLAGHDMTTPVPAASTGTTMPVFTLSE, from the coding sequence ATGGCTTTCAAAAGGATCACCGGCGCGGCGGTGATGACCGCGATGCTGATGGTGCCGGTAAGCCGGGCCCATGCCGGCGACGAGTTTGTCGGCGGGCTTGTCGGCGGGCTGATCGGCGGCGCGATCGGCAGCGGCATTGCGAACCAGCAGCGCCAGAAGACGCGCACGACGCGCTCGCGCACGGTTTACGTGCAACCCCGCGCCACCTCGGCGCAGCGGCAGACGGCGCGGGAAATCCAGACCTCGCTGAATTACTTCGGCTTCAATGCCGGGGCGGCGGATGGCGTTCTGGGCGGGCAGTCGCGGGCCGCGATTTCGCGCTACCAGGGCTACATGGGGTATCCGGCGACGGGGCAGCTGACCGAATACGAGAAGACCATGCTGCTGGGCGCCTATCACCGGGCGCTGGCGGGCGGGGCGGAGGTCAACCAGATCATCGCCAAGTCGAACGAGGGCGCGCGGGCGGTTCTGATCGCGCAGCGTGACGGGACGACCGGCACGCGCACCACCGGCTATGCCGGGCTGCCGCTGTCGGTGTCGCAGGCGGTGGACGAGGTGGCGGACAGTTCCGACCCGTCGGCCGAGCAGCTGTTGCAGCGCTCGGGGTTCATCCAGCTGGCGGACCTCAACGGCGATGGCAGCACCGATTACATCATCGACACGGCGCTGGCCGGCAGCAGCTTCTGGTGCAACGCCTCGCAGTGCAAGACGATGGTCTTCGCCTCGACCTCGGACGGGTACCGGCGCAACGACCTGCTGCTGCACGCGCCCAAGCCCGACAGCTTCGACTGTATCGGCGGCACCTGCCAGGTGAAGGCGGCGCCCGCGGCACAGCCCGAGGCCAACACGATGATGGCCAAGGCCGAGGAGCCGGAAGCCGGCGCCACCGCCGGGCTGACCCTGCCGGTGTTCAACACCGCCCCGAAGCAGAAATCGCTGTCGAGCCATTGCAGCAAGGTCAACCTGCTGACCAGCGCCAATGGCGGGTTCACCACCGTGTCGGACGTGAGCAACCCCGATTTCGCGCTGAGCGAACAGCTGTGCCTGACGCGGACCTATGCCGTGGCAAGGGGTGAGGACATCATCGCCTCGGTCCAGGGGGCGAGCCAGGCCGCGATCGAGCAGCAATGCGACGCCTTCGGGGCCAGCATGGCGGGCTATATCGGGTCGCTCAACTCGAAGTCGCCCAAGGCGGTTCTGAACGAGGTGAGCACCCTCGTCCTGAACAGCGGCATGACCCCGGAACAGCTTCGCACGACCGCGCAGATCTGCATGGCGAGCGGCTACCAGTCGGACAAGATGCCGGCGGCGCTGGGCGGGGCCCTGCTGCTGACCGCGCTGGGCGAACGGCCCTATGCCGAGCTGGTGGGGCACCACCTGCATGGCGGGTTCGGCACGGATGACAACGCCGACATGGCGCTGGCATGGTACGAGGTGGCGATCTCGGCGCTGGATGGCGGGGCGGCCCCGGTCTTTGCCCCGAGCCAGGCCGAGCGGATCGACGTGGTGCGCAAGGCGGCCCTCGGGCTGGCCGGACACGACATGACGACGCCGGTTCCGGCGGCCAGCACCGGGACGACCATGCCGGTCTTCACGCTGTCGGAGTAA
- a CDS encoding DMT family transporter translates to MTGRTNNAVMGILISIVALVLFDFMALIIKALSVRYAAAELSAYRNLFGLVPSALALWMTATWRRGDRSLRMRQWRLAVGRGMAVTLAQLLFYLSLGLMAFATATTISYTTALFTTALAVPLLGERVGVIRWAAVAIGFVGVLLIMRPGTDAFAWHMLLPFGASALYAFTGVSARMVDEGVPTPLFNLYSSAVAAVGSVVLAFALGGFSPLASWYDAGMIFLMGLFGGSAVLCLVVSFRMTEPSNLAPFSYFGIPIAFVFGWLFFGEAPIDTLMPGALLIVFGGLMIVFRERRLRRAGRLVE, encoded by the coding sequence ATGACGGGCAGAACCAACAATGCCGTGATGGGCATTCTGATCAGCATCGTGGCGCTTGTCCTGTTCGACTTCATGGCCCTGATCATCAAGGCCCTGTCGGTGCGCTATGCGGCGGCGGAGCTGTCGGCCTATCGCAACCTCTTCGGGCTGGTGCCGAGTGCGCTGGCGCTGTGGATGACGGCCACGTGGCGGCGGGGCGACCGGAGCCTGAGGATGCGGCAGTGGCGGCTGGCCGTGGGGCGGGGCATGGCGGTGACGCTGGCGCAGCTGCTGTTCTACCTGTCGCTGGGGCTGATGGCCTTTGCGACGGCGACGACGATTTCCTACACGACCGCGCTTTTCACCACCGCGCTGGCGGTGCCGCTCCTGGGCGAGCGGGTGGGGGTGATCCGGTGGGCGGCGGTGGCGATCGGGTTCGTGGGGGTGCTGCTGATCATGCGGCCGGGCACGGATGCGTTTGCCTGGCACATGCTGCTGCCGTTCGGGGCCTCGGCGCTCTATGCCTTTACCGGGGTGAGTGCGCGGATGGTCGACGAGGGGGTGCCGACGCCGCTGTTCAACCTCTATTCCTCGGCCGTGGCGGCGGTGGGGTCGGTCGTGCTGGCCTTTGCCCTGGGCGGGTTTTCCCCGCTGGCGAGCTGGTACGATGCGGGGATGATCTTTCTGATGGGGCTTTTCGGGGGCTCGGCGGTGCTGTGTCTCGTGGTGTCGTTCCGGATGACGGAGCCCAGCAACCTTGCCCCGTTCAGCTATTTCGGGATCCCGATCGCCTTTGTCTTCGGCTGGCTCTTCTTCGGCGAGGCGCCGATCGATACGCTGATGCCGGGGGCACTTCTGATCGTGTTCGGCGGGCTGATGATCGTCTTCCGCGAACGGCGGTTGCGGCGGGCCGGGCGGTTGGTGGAGTGA
- a CDS encoding TRAP transporter large permease, translated as MGIEIDIAWLTLLMFGSLIVLLMAGLPLAFVTGGLACVFLFILGDARTLNIVPSRIFPLMTNYQLSAIPLFIFLAAMLERAGIINEMFDVIYKLLGGVKGGLAAATIIASTILAAMVGVIGAAVVTMGIIALPAMLKRHYDPKIAMGSIMAGGTLGILIPPSILAIIYAVVAEQSVGELFIGAVLPGLMLSGFYILYVTVMCYANPQKGPPIPVEERVSTAEKLRLLGNMAAPLTLIVVVLGVIFTGVATPVEAAGIGTFGAFIVAAIHQKLNWATVREACLTTLKASAMVIWIMFGATIFVGLYVLEGGQHFVEQTMTGLGLGPWGILILMQIVLILLGMFLDWVGILLLAVPIFVPIVKALGAQAFGLGDEGDLVLWFGVLYLVNMQMSFLSPPFGYALFYLRGVAPPEIPMGDIFRSALPFLFLQIVGLVMCMLFPQIITWLPNIVYG; from the coding sequence ATGGGTATCGAGATTGACATTGCATGGCTCACGCTGCTGATGTTCGGCAGCCTCATCGTGCTGCTGATGGCCGGCCTGCCGCTGGCCTTCGTGACCGGCGGCCTGGCCTGCGTCTTCCTGTTCATCCTCGGCGATGCGCGCACGCTCAACATCGTGCCGTCGCGGATCTTCCCCTTGATGACCAACTACCAGCTTTCGGCCATCCCGCTCTTTATTTTCCTGGCCGCGATGCTGGAAAGGGCGGGCATCATCAACGAGATGTTCGACGTCATCTACAAGCTGCTGGGCGGCGTGAAGGGCGGGCTTGCCGCTGCCACGATCATCGCCTCGACGATCCTCGCGGCAATGGTCGGCGTCATCGGCGCGGCGGTGGTCACCATGGGCATCATCGCGCTTCCGGCCATGCTCAAACGCCATTACGACCCCAAGATCGCCATGGGCTCGATCATGGCGGGCGGCACGCTGGGCATCCTGATCCCGCCCTCCATCCTCGCCATCATCTACGCGGTGGTGGCCGAGCAATCGGTGGGCGAGCTCTTCATCGGCGCGGTCCTGCCGGGCCTGATGCTCTCGGGCTTCTACATCCTCTACGTCACCGTGATGTGCTACGCCAATCCCCAGAAAGGCCCGCCCATCCCGGTCGAGGAACGCGTCAGCACCGCCGAGAAACTGCGCCTGCTGGGCAACATGGCCGCGCCGCTCACGCTCATCGTGGTGGTCCTCGGCGTGATCTTCACCGGCGTCGCCACCCCGGTGGAAGCGGCCGGCATCGGCACCTTCGGCGCCTTCATCGTCGCCGCCATCCACCAGAAGCTCAACTGGGCCACCGTGCGCGAGGCCTGCCTCACCACGCTCAAGGCCTCGGCCATGGTCATCTGGATCATGTTCGGCGCGACCATCTTCGTCGGCCTCTACGTGCTCGAAGGCGGCCAGCACTTCGTCGAACAGACGATGACAGGCCTCGGCCTCGGGCCGTGGGGCATCCTGATCCTGATGCAGATCGTTCTGATCCTCTTGGGCATGTTCCTCGACTGGGTCGGCATCCTGCTTCTGGCGGTCCCGATTTTCGTGCCCATCGTCAAGGCGCTCGGCGCCCAGGCCTTCGGGCTGGGGGACGAAGGCGACCTCGTGCTGTGGTTCGGCGTGCTCTACCTCGTCAACATGCAGATGAGCTTCCTGTCGCCGCCCTTCGGCTACGCCCTCTTCTACCTGCGCGGCGTGGCCCCGCCGGAGATCCCGATGGGCGACATCTTCCGCTCGGCCCTGCCCTTCCTCTTCCTTCAGATCGTGGGACTGGTGATGTGCATGCTCTTCCCGCAGATCATCACCTGGCTGCCGAACATCGTCTACGGATAG
- a CDS encoding TRAP transporter small permease subunit has product MPSIDFILPHWLYWGGLIVFPLVAMVMARRRRTPGYSVPIAYMILFTGGLLGLHRLYLRNMWGLIFLPIFFSILVFNAQGREAREVVSETANAVSSAQRIVDRLEPKVAGADDKIAGLEADLAEAEEGSFAQIRAEKELEKAQEAKVTDAERLDGARADLEAAGPALENARAARQQWSDFAFYALMLLCALIAIDAVLIPGMVRKAQARADAEPTKTDPAAAALEHIEHEEEKKDHDHIGTGWTGAIDRMSYFCGEFVSYWAVIAVFAYYFEVVARYVFNSPTIWVHEGMFLMFGMQYLIAGAYAALTDAHVKVDVFYAEWSPLRKAVVDLFTSIFFFIFAGTLLVTGWIFAMDATVVNEISFSEWTIAYWPFKWAIVVGAVLLILQGIAKLARDVDIVRQNLQAG; this is encoded by the coding sequence ATGCCCAGCATAGATTTCATCCTGCCGCACTGGCTGTACTGGGGGGGCCTCATCGTCTTCCCCCTCGTCGCCATGGTGATGGCCCGCCGGCGGCGGACACCGGGCTACTCGGTGCCCATCGCCTACATGATCCTCTTCACCGGCGGGCTGCTCGGCCTGCACCGGCTTTACCTCCGCAACATGTGGGGGCTGATCTTCCTGCCGATCTTCTTCTCGATCCTGGTCTTCAACGCCCAGGGCCGCGAGGCCCGCGAGGTGGTCAGCGAAACCGCCAACGCCGTCAGCAGCGCCCAACGCATCGTCGACCGGCTCGAACCCAAGGTGGCGGGCGCCGACGACAAGATCGCCGGGCTTGAGGCCGATCTCGCCGAGGCCGAGGAAGGCTCCTTCGCCCAGATCCGCGCCGAGAAGGAGCTGGAAAAGGCGCAGGAGGCCAAGGTCACCGACGCCGAGCGTCTCGACGGCGCCCGCGCCGATCTCGAGGCCGCGGGCCCCGCGCTCGAGAACGCCCGCGCCGCCCGCCAGCAATGGTCCGACTTCGCCTTCTACGCGCTCATGCTGCTCTGCGCGCTCATCGCCATCGACGCGGTGCTGATCCCCGGCATGGTCCGCAAGGCCCAGGCCCGCGCCGACGCCGAACCGACTAAGACCGACCCGGCCGCGGCGGCGCTCGAACATATCGAGCACGAGGAGGAGAAAAAGGACCACGACCATATCGGCACCGGCTGGACCGGGGCGATCGACCGGATGTCCTATTTCTGCGGCGAGTTCGTCTCCTACTGGGCGGTCATCGCGGTCTTCGCCTATTACTTCGAGGTCGTCGCCCGCTACGTCTTCAACTCGCCCACCATCTGGGTCCACGAGGGCATGTTCCTGATGTTCGGGATGCAGTACCTCATCGCCGGCGCCTACGCGGCGCTGACCGATGCCCATGTGAAGGTCGACGTGTTCTACGCCGAATGGTCGCCCTTGCGCAAAGCGGTGGTCGATCTCTTCACCTCGATCTTCTTCTTCATCTTCGCGGGCACCCTGCTGGTCACCGGCTGGATCTTCGCGATGGATGCGACCGTGGTGAACGAGATTTCCTTCTCGGAATGGACGATCGCCTACTGGCCCTTCAAATGGGCCATCGTCGTGGGCGCGGTGCTGCTGATCCTGCAGGGGATCGCCAAGCTCGCCCGCGACGTCGACATCGTTCGTCAAAACTTGCAGGCGGGGTAA
- the dctP gene encoding TRAP transporter substrate-binding protein DctP, with product MTHNKTISRRAALTGLATAGAAGLSAPAIATAQGQGTTWKVQTSWPGGIGLQIFKDWAASIQEKTGGELAFESFGANDVVGDFQLYDAVKNGVLDAVNPFTIYAQGIIPAAMFLTSYPMGLRNPHEFDVFYYGLGGLEMARELYAEQNMHFVGPIHHGPNIIHSKVPIRSVDDFAGRKMRAPGGMVAELFSALGAKTTLLPGSEIFPALEKGTIDVADYVGPAVNYALGFSQVTDYISMGPPGFMSVYQPVDIMDLTVGMDSWNALSDEMKQFVEMEVHSYSDMHHAAIQKADQEAWEKFEADGTEVTRLGQTDVEIMTEVAVPIWYKYANRDKNAARVFKTQLDYMMSGSLGYVTPDMVEGQELDL from the coding sequence ATGACACATAACAAGACGATTTCACGTCGCGCGGCGCTGACCGGGCTGGCGACAGCGGGCGCAGCCGGGCTTTCCGCCCCGGCCATCGCGACCGCGCAAGGCCAGGGCACCACGTGGAAGGTGCAAACCTCGTGGCCCGGCGGCATCGGCCTGCAGATCTTCAAGGACTGGGCCGCCTCGATCCAGGAAAAGACCGGCGGCGAGCTGGCCTTCGAATCCTTCGGCGCCAATGACGTCGTGGGCGACTTCCAGCTCTACGACGCGGTCAAGAACGGCGTGCTCGACGCGGTGAACCCCTTCACCATCTACGCCCAGGGCATCATCCCGGCGGCCATGTTCCTGACCAGCTACCCGATGGGCCTGCGCAACCCGCATGAATTCGACGTGTTCTACTACGGCCTCGGCGGCCTCGAAATGGCGCGCGAACTTTATGCCGAGCAGAACATGCACTTCGTCGGCCCCATCCACCACGGGCCGAACATCATCCACTCCAAGGTGCCGATCCGCTCGGTCGACGATTTCGCCGGCCGCAAGATGCGCGCCCCCGGCGGCATGGTCGCCGAACTCTTCTCGGCCCTTGGCGCCAAAACCACGCTCCTGCCCGGCTCGGAAATCTTCCCGGCGCTGGAGAAAGGCACCATCGACGTGGCCGACTACGTGGGCCCGGCGGTGAACTACGCGCTCGGCTTCAGCCAGGTGACCGATTACATCTCGATGGGCCCGCCGGGCTTCATGTCGGTCTACCAGCCCGTCGACATCATGGATCTGACCGTGGGCATGGACAGCTGGAACGCCCTCTCCGACGAGATGAAGCAATTCGTCGAGATGGAAGTGCACAGCTATTCCGACATGCACCACGCCGCCATCCAGAAGGCCGACCAGGAAGCCTGGGAGAAATTCGAGGCCGACGGCACCGAGGTTACCCGCCTCGGCCAGACCGACGTGGAAATCATGACCGAGGTCGCCGTGCCGATCTGGTACAAATACGCCAACCGCGACAAGAACGCGGCCCGCGTGTTCAAGACCCAGCTCGACTATATGATGTCCGGCTCGCTTGGCTACGTGACGCCCGACATGGTCGAAGGCCAGGAACTCGATCTCTGA
- a CDS encoding SDR family oxidoreductase, with the protein MAEKVCVIIGGGRGMGAATAREMHGRGYKLALMSPSESCEALAAELGGVARRGKAETAEDTQALFDLAMETYGRIDALLIHVGGPPKGDLLEISEEDWDRANEMVIKPVIRMAKLVTPVMEKQGGGSIVAITTFSAFEPSLTFPTSSVYRVGVSSFAKLYSDRYGPANIRFNCLLPGFTDSLDLPQKFAEMSALGRLGRAEEQAKAAAFLLSEDSSYITGQSLRVDGGVTRHM; encoded by the coding sequence ATGGCGGAAAAGGTTTGCGTGATCATCGGCGGCGGGCGCGGCATGGGCGCCGCGACCGCGCGGGAGATGCACGGGCGGGGGTACAAGCTGGCCTTGATGTCCCCTTCGGAAAGCTGCGAGGCCCTGGCGGCCGAGCTGGGCGGGGTGGCAAGGCGCGGCAAGGCGGAGACAGCGGAGGACACGCAGGCGCTGTTCGACCTGGCGATGGAGACCTATGGCCGGATCGACGCGCTGCTCATCCATGTGGGCGGGCCGCCGAAGGGCGACCTGCTGGAGATATCGGAAGAGGACTGGGACCGCGCCAACGAGATGGTCATCAAGCCGGTGATCCGGATGGCCAAGCTGGTGACGCCGGTGATGGAGAAACAGGGCGGCGGGTCGATCGTGGCGATCACCACGTTTTCGGCCTTCGAGCCGAGCCTGACCTTTCCCACGTCGAGCGTCTACCGGGTGGGGGTGTCGTCTTTCGCCAAGCTCTATTCCGACCGTTACGGGCCGGCGAATATCCGGTTCAACTGTTTGCTGCCCGGTTTTACCGACAGTCTCGACCTGCCGCAGAAGTTTGCGGAGATGTCGGCGCTGGGCCGGCTGGGCCGCGCCGAGGAACAGGCCAAGGCGGCGGCGTTCCTGCTGAGCGAGGACAGCAGTTACATCACGGGTCAGTCGCTCAGGGTCGACGGGGGCGTGACGCGGCATATGTAG